A genomic window from Leptospira andrefontaineae includes:
- a CDS encoding GMC family oxidoreductase has protein sequence MGAIPEANYKIITPEKHESLIKENGIKDGVWKLQAEAVIIGSGAGGAVVAATLAKAGWKVILIEEGGYFNPAKFTGDEFLSQARLYRDAGFIISEEQTLSILQGRTVGGSTTVNWQTSLYPPDYVTNEWDSRFGWKGYGRQEMDAYISEVHERIGVHEVPPNLINANNNTLMKGGKALGLHPEVLKNNNRGCIGLGRCGLGCPINAKQSAFLTWIPDAIEAGATVISNMRAQYIQDGDIKTVVAEFTPDPYEKAPNNIIEKVVIDAPVVIVSAGAIEGPALLQRSGLGNDWVGRNLKVHPTSTNFAIFDETINMFSGPPQSAVIKHGHNQNNTGYGYWLEVAPFRPTLASSLIPFYGQRQFDAMKKYPNMSAGIVLVRDGADGEANASVKWSLGRRKVYFEITPTDGKNLLKGLKALAEVQVAAGAKAIIFPFPDVEDPIPVDKNSKFDWILDKSIEPGKIAIGSAHPHGSIQAAKSADLGAVDLDFQLFGHKNIFVMDASVYPTGLSVNPQITTMSVNLRAARALAQRKSEVLGNK, from the coding sequence ATGGGAGCAATTCCTGAGGCAAATTATAAGATCATAACTCCTGAAAAACATGAATCTTTGATCAAAGAGAACGGGATCAAAGACGGAGTTTGGAAATTACAAGCAGAGGCTGTCATCATTGGTTCCGGCGCAGGGGGAGCAGTAGTCGCTGCCACTCTTGCAAAAGCGGGTTGGAAAGTAATTCTAATCGAAGAAGGCGGATATTTTAATCCTGCAAAATTCACAGGAGATGAGTTTCTTTCCCAAGCTAGATTATATAGAGATGCGGGATTTATCATCTCAGAAGAGCAAACTCTTTCTATCTTACAAGGAAGGACCGTAGGAGGTTCGACCACTGTAAATTGGCAAACTTCTCTTTATCCTCCTGATTACGTGACCAACGAATGGGATTCCCGTTTCGGTTGGAAAGGTTATGGAAGACAGGAAATGGACGCGTATATTTCAGAAGTCCATGAAAGGATTGGTGTCCATGAAGTTCCTCCGAACTTGATCAATGCAAACAATAACACCTTAATGAAAGGCGGAAAAGCATTAGGCCTACATCCGGAAGTATTAAAAAATAATAATAGAGGTTGTATCGGTCTAGGCCGTTGCGGTTTAGGTTGCCCTATTAACGCAAAACAATCCGCATTCTTAACCTGGATCCCTGATGCGATCGAAGCAGGTGCAACTGTAATCTCGAATATGAGAGCACAATACATCCAAGACGGAGATATTAAAACTGTAGTTGCAGAATTCACTCCTGATCCTTACGAAAAGGCTCCGAACAATATTATAGAAAAAGTAGTGATCGATGCTCCTGTAGTAATCGTAAGTGCAGGGGCAATAGAAGGTCCTGCATTATTACAAAGATCGGGGTTAGGAAACGATTGGGTCGGAAGAAATTTAAAAGTCCATCCTACCAGCACGAACTTTGCCATCTTTGACGAGACGATCAATATGTTCTCTGGACCACCTCAATCCGCAGTGATCAAACATGGCCATAACCAAAATAATACGGGTTATGGATATTGGTTAGAAGTAGCTCCATTCCGCCCTACTTTGGCAAGCTCACTGATCCCTTTCTATGGACAGAGACAATTCGATGCTATGAAGAAGTATCCGAATATGAGCGCAGGTATCGTGCTAGTTCGTGATGGTGCTGATGGAGAAGCGAATGCTTCGGTAAAATGGTCCTTAGGAAGAAGAAAAGTTTATTTCGAGATCACTCCTACCGACGGCAAAAATCTACTCAAAGGTTTGAAAGCTCTCGCAGAAGTACAAGTTGCGGCAGGTGCAAAGGCGATCATATTCCCATTCCCTGATGTAGAAGATCCGATACCAGTGGATAAAAATTCCAAGTTTGATTGGATCTTAGACAAGAGCATCGAACCTGGAAAGATCGCAATCGGTTCTGCTCACCCTCACGGTTCTATCCAAGCAGCCAAATCAGCCGACCTTGGTGCGGTGGATTTAGATTTCCAACTCTTCGGTCATAAGAATATTTTCGTAATGGATGCTTCTGTATATCCTACAGGATTATCCGTAAATCCACAAATTACGACCATGAGCGTGAATCTAAGAGCCGCAAGAGCCTTGGCTCAAAGAAAGTCAGAGGTTTTAGGAAATAAATAA